The genomic DNA tataccggttaatccggagatctgacaattcaatttaggtttttaaaatatcatattaaaaaatcactaaaacccgagactaaccgattgaactgatggatgaccgatatgtaatctaattggatttaaattgtaatagtttcataattggtaatcttataatccaaatttaaagttcattattttgcaatttatgaaattataacgtttctacaaaatttaaaagagaaaatgatatatataaaataactaagattaattattgtattgtttggaaacattgatagtagtataaaaatatattgtttggaaacattgatagtagtataaagaaataagtaattgtttggaaacatggatagtagtataaagaaaggaacattagtgatttagtgtaggtttaactataaagtataaaggtgtatttaatttaaaaacttacaaaataaatgttaggtccaacagaatgtttctgttttaataagatagattaggattaaaataaatgtagattattttattaattaggaTATTGCCAACACATACTGCTTAGCGGATGAGCACAAAGAATCTCATCAAAGAAATAAAACTCACATATGATGTTCCGGATATCAGTGGAGGATAGAATAGAAAAATCATCAAGCATATTTTTGCCAATCGTAGGAATGGAAGTTTCAAAGCATTTGTATCAAGCTTCATCTGTATAATCTTCGACAACCCACGGTTGAAAGTGGTacaaaatcaaaccaaatagATGTCGTTTAGTATTATTAGGGATTTCAGGTAAGATGTCGTTCACTATTAttagggatttagggtatatTCGATTGATTTAAATGTATtacgaaaataaaaagaattacatAGCTGTCACATAAATATTTctgtttgaataaaaaaaattacaaaaatactgattttaattaaaaacatagcTTAAAAATAATACAGTGGCAAAAAActgtaaatattattaaagcaGAAGGGCACCTAAAAAAAgcattctgttttaatagtatagatgttttttttttttgtaaatttaaagggttaattatatatatatatatatatatatatatatatatatatatatatatatatttaaagatattatttttatgatctTTTGTGTATATagaatctgaaaatattaatagtcCAAGTCGTTACAGTTGAGAAAATTGCATATTGTGAGAATTGTGATATCTGGTGACATAATCAAGACAGAATAGTTGCGTCTCTGCTTCGATTGTAACAGAAGATACTCAGCTACGCTAACCGCAGATACTCAGCTACGCTAACCAATGGGAGTGGGAAGTAAAAGAATGTGATGACCAGCTGTGTAGTGGTTAGTATACCTAACCACAAGATAGACAACTTGCTGCCTTAATTAGTATACATATCAATTGTTGTAGACTTCTACTGTAAAGCAGAAGCTGGAGAGGAGTCTATTGTGGATTCAACCAAATCAGGAGATCCAAACCATGAACAAAAATCCCCAAGTCTTTGTAAAAGTATTTCCAGAGAGAAGTATAAAGCATGTGTAGACATATCATCTCCCACTTGAACATAAAAACCTATGTTAGTGATGTGTTACTAAGATTGTTAAGCAATACAGAGTTACCCTCAAGCATTACGTCAGACTGCAACACAAGTTTTTTAGGTGGGACCTCAAAGAATCACTGACTGATAAGACAAGACAACCGATAAAAAAATCTCCCTCttcacattttatttatttacagcCACTGCAACACAACTCTGATTCAAGTTCAAACTACAAAGTCTATATGCATGAATAGTctctttcagaattttaaagttgcgcaaaacaaacacaaatctgGTCTTCTCTCATATATTTACTACCTGGTCACTGCTGTAAAGCAGCTTCAAGCGCCGCCTTCTTAGCTAGAAACGTCTGAGATAATTGTGGGTGTACTACCACATGGAGCTTGGGAGGCATTGGTACCGCACCCTTCCACTTCAGCACCTCCATTTTCTCAAGTCCACCAAGGTACAAGAGTTTAATCTCCTCAGCAGTATCTTTCATATTCAGCAAAACGCCAGACTTGGCGACAGAGGTCTGGCAGTGTTTCTGTGCTTCGGCGTACATACTAGCATGCTCAAGACAAAGCGAGATCGCAAAGTTCCTGCGTAAATCAAGTGTGCAGTCAACAACGAAACATCTAAAAGACATAAGAAAAGatttcaccaaaaaaaagaatacacaCTTACATGAAAGCGTGGTGCTTTGTAAGTACTGGCCTACTCATTAGGTCTGCCACTGGGTCGGTTTCCAGAAACAATAGAGCTTCGgtgtaaatcttcaaagaaagATCCACATCACCTATACAACAAATCAAAAGTCACAGTCTTCAAGATAACAAATAACAAAGTTTCTATGTATTAGCAGAAGATAATGTATAAAATAGTTCTTTTTTACCCTTTATGTAAGCAGAGTCGCCAAGAGCGCAGTACATTTTAGCCACTGAATCATAATCAACCGAAGTGCGTCCCAAGTTCTTCGTCTGGTTGATTATCATCAAACCCTCCTCGATCATCACAGTTCTCTTATCTTTTTCGGTCTCAAGGTACAGCTTTGCAACTAAGCAAGATACCAACTTAATGCTTGCACTGAGAATCGCATCATCTCCTAAACCCTCTTCACTACAACCAACAAGATTGATCATAACTATCTACTTTACCCTTTTCGACATATAAGCTTCCATCTTAACCCTAATTGTTGAAAAATACCTCAAAGTTAGCGACTTTCTGAAACAAAAGAGGGCTTCAGCGAGGTGGTCGAGTCCCACGAACTCGGAACCTTTATCTCTTAGGAATTTGACGCACTCGTCCCTTGACATTTCAGTTCCCGCCATCTTTTGTCTACTgtggaagaagaaggaagacgAGGATAAACCAAGCGAGGGAGAAGCGAGAAGAAACCAAGAGAGGGAGAAGCGAGGGAGAGAAAAGTTTGGATCTTTTCTTCTTGAAACTTAACTAACTTTAATTAATCTGTTATTATAGAGGGTTATTAATGAACCGAAGCCTCCGTAGTTATTCCGTTATTAATTCCGTCAGTATTAAACCTCCGTCACTGGTTCCGTCAGTACTAATAAACGCTTTGTTTCTCTAATCGCTGAACTCAAGTTTGAAACtttctatgatttttttattaaaaaaaaaaaaatttctatgaTATTTGTATTGGGTTTTCTGTTCCTGATGTTGGGTTTGTTTGTGTTATTTTATAAGGTATGTCTCCTTTGTACGAAACCCTAGCTGCGTCTTCTGTGCTGGAATTGGATCAGAGCTTGTTGGACTCTATGAGGGCTAGTAACGAGGAAGAGCTCTGCTTTGTTTAGGATTGCAGACGCAGAAGAAAATTTGGGCGAAAGCGAAGTCCGTGAAGTTCATCTTGCTAAAGCTCTTTATTTCATCAGGATTAGTGATAAGGTACTTGAGCATGTCAAAAGTTATTCATTTCACACTTCAAAGGACTTCATTGGCCAATAAATTTTTGCTTTGTGAATCCAGGAGAAAGCTTTGGAGCAACTAAAACTCACAGAAGGAAAAACTGTTGCTGTTTGGGCAAAAAATGGACCTTTTGTCCTACACCTTGCAGGTTGCGTTTTTCTACATGGACTTTGATCTGGTATCAAAGAGCATTGACAAAGCGAAAAAGTAAGTGAAGATTAGGCTCTTTGGTTACATCCTTTATGACTACCCTATAGTGCAATTGAAACCGTTGTTCTGTTTTCCCATGCTAGGTTGTTTGAAGAGGGCGGTGACtgggagaggaagaacaggctaAAGGTCTATGAAGGCTTGTATTGCATGTCCACCAGAAATTTTAAAAAGGCTGCCAGCTTATTTCTCGATTCTATATCAACCTTCACCACTTATGAGATCTTTCCCTACGAGACCTTCATTTTTTACACCGTGCTGACCAGCATCATCACTCTGGATACAGTTTCTCTTATGCAAAAGGTATTTGTCGACATCTCAGTCCTCTGCTTTGTGTGTTGCTGAGTTTAGCAAGAGTTAACATTCAGTCTTTTAACTTGGTATTAAAGTGATATGAACCTTGTTTTTGTTGAAGTTACCCTGTGAGGATGTGAGGATGTGAATCTTTTTTAGTAAAAGCTAATTGCTACTAATTTGACAGGTTGTTGACGCACCTGAGATCTTGAATTCAGCTTGACGCGCCAGTACAAGGCGTTTTCTCCGCATTTGGTGAGTACAAGACAGTGTCTAGATTATGCTTACTGAATTGTCTTACTTGTGTCTGCATTTTGCTTGTTGTGATAACCTTTTCTGGCTTTGTTATTGGTGTTAAAATGCTAAATTGCTTACTAATTTGGGACAGGTTGTTGATGCACCTGAGATCTTCTTAACCCTGCTTGAGGTATCAGGTGAGTACAATACAAGGACTAAATTGTCTTATTTATTGTATGcattttgtttgctttttttgTCTGTGTGATAATTAATAGCTCCGTTGTTGGTGTACTCTCAGTTTTTGGTGCTTCTACTCACATTCCCGGTTCATTTCTGCTGGGAAGCTTCACTGCAAGATAGACAAGGTAGCAGGAGTCTTGGAGACAAACCATCCAGATGCAAATAATGCACTTTACCAGGCAACAATAAAGCAAGGGGATTTCTTGCTAAACAGGACCCAGAAGCTGTCTCCAGTCATCATCAGTTTAGTTAGTTGCAGATATTAACCACTTGGGTTCCTTTCCTTGCAAGGTGAAAACGTCTATCTTTTCATTTTGGGTATAGAGTACTTCCGTGCATGCTTATGAATCAAGATTAACCTCTAAATGCTTTGATATGAAAGGCATAAAAGTGTTGGAGGGTTTGGAACAAAAGACTATGGCTAGTGGTGCTTGTCTTAGAGCTGGTCCCATCTATGAACAAAAAGACTTGCTTGGTACCTCCATGGCTCGTCCTGTTATTATCACTAATACAACTTCTAAATGATTAGGATGTAGCAGCAGAGGTTGGAGCTGATGCCGTTTCACATGGCAAATGAAATGATGACCAGGCAAGTACTTGGattgtcttctttttttggtctaaatgaAGTACTTGGATTGTCTTGCTATTTCTGAAGTGTCATATCGGGAGAAAACATGCTTATCGATTCTTACATCACCTATTGAATGAGTGACCGACCAGGTTCTGTTAGAGCTCACCTTCTTCTCGTTGAACCCTGAACTTAAAGTTGTGGCACCATGGAGAGAATGGGAAATCCAAGGCAGGGAAGACGCTGTTGAGTACGCCAAGAAGCATAACGTTCCTGTCCCCGTGACAATGAAATCTATTTACAGCCGGGACAGGAAACCTCTGGCACCTTAGTCATGAGGTAATATAgaattcacatatatatattccctTCTTGGAAACAAATGATCCAGTTTATCTCATGCTTCAGTTCCTAATTTTATGTTCTCCTGATCCCTGAAACCGACcacctttctttttttcttttttttttgttgaaaggGTGATATATTGGAAGATCCAGCAAACGAGGCGAAGAAACATATGAGTGTGGTGGTTTCTTAATTAGGTATTTCAACTTCGAGTGAGCTTCGTCAAGGATGTGAAGAAGCAAGAGGAAATGTGGGAGACGCAGCATGAACTTGCTGCTCACAAAGTTTATAATATGTGCTCTGACCTTGGTGGTTTCTTCCTTAAGGTAGAGTACTAATGTGAGGTTCTTATTTACTTGgcattttttcttgttttgtgtgCTGGGACTGTTGCTTAAGTTTTGTGATGATCAGCGGCGTTTCCACATTGGGGTTCTTATCTTATATGTGATATGGTTTGATTTCTTAGCTGTGAAACAATGTACATTATTTACTTCTGATGAGTATTTTTTAGGTTGCACAAATTCTAGGAAAACCTGATCTAGCACCAGCTGCTTGGGTAAGATAGCTCGTGACTTTGTGTGATCAAGCTCCTGCTACCCCATTTGATTCAATCCGACTTGTCCTGGAGAAAGAGTTAAGTAAAAGCATAGATGAAGTATTTGAATCATTTGATGATAAGCCTCTTGGGTCTGCTTCTATAGCTTAGGTACTAGAAGATGTATATCACAGCATTTTAAGCAAGACATACATGTTCACTCCTTATCTTTGTTGCTTCTGGTTTAGGTTCATCGTGCAAGAGTCAAGGGAGACAAGAGAGATGTTGTTGTTAAGGTGAGAATAAATCAGAAGACAACTGAAAAAGCTTCCTAGCATTTTTCCTTAGTGTCTGAATGTGAAACCAACATGTTTAGGTTCAACATCCTGGAGTTGAGAAACTGATGATGACAGACATACGGAACTTGCAAATATTTGCATTATACATTCAGAAAACAGATATCAAATTTGACTTGTTCTCCATTACAAAGGAAATGGAGAAGCAGGTATGTTGTCTTGTGTTGTAAGGATAATCTGATTAGAGAATCTTACTGCCCCTCAAGTCACTAGAACTCCTTTTTTTGTGTTTCATTTTGAAGATTGGGTATGAATTCGACTTCAAAAGAGAGGCCAATGCAATGGAAAAGATCCGTCGTTTTCTTTATGATAACAACAGAAAGAGTCATGTTCTGGTTCCCAGGGTGTTGCCACATTTGGTGACCAGGTACTTCTTCTTATATTAAGCCTTTCTCTCATCTCAAGAGGCTTTTTTAAGTTGTCTTTGTTTCAATTAAGTCTCTTTTCATTCAAGTTTATGTTCTTTTAACACATTAGTGCTGATCAGAGGATAACCATAATGCACACAGGAGGGTTCTGGTGATGGATTACATTAATGGAATCCCGATCTTGAGACTCGGTGATGAGATGGCCAAAAGAGGGATAAATCCTCGTGGTAAGATGGCAGAGGCAGCAAAACTGTAAGCTCCTACATTATCTAAGATTGTTTTAATCTCATGTTTCTTGGCTAGCATTTGGACCTGGTCATGATGTGTAACTGGAAaatgttaactttttttttcttgctccCACAGAAATATACTTAGCAGTTTGTCTAAAGCATATGGCCAAATGATACTCTGAAGAGTGGTTTCTTTCATGCTGATCCACATCCTGGGAATATCTTGATTTGCAAAGGCTCAGAGGCAAGTCATCttaattgttttgatttgttgCCGAATATGTATTTTGAGTTGTGATATTGCTACTCGTTGTCAGGTTGCACTGCTGGATTATGGTCAAGTGAAGGAACTACCTGACCAGCTGAGACTTGGTTATGCAAATTTGGTCATTGCCATCGCTGATAACAATGCCTCATTGGCATCACAGAGCTTTAGGTAATTCAAAAATCAATTGTTTGTCCTATTTTTAAGTTAACTTATGCTGGTTACATTCACCTGGTCAGATTAGTATAGCATAAGATCGATCCCTTGATTGTTTCCGTGGTGAATATTCAGGGAACTCGGTATAGTTACATTTGCCAAGTGTGAGAATGAGGAGCCAGAACTTCTCCAGTTAGCAAAAACAATGTTCGATACAAAGATGCCTCCCGGTGTAACAGTTCTGCAACCTTTCTCAGAAGACTCTTCCATCAAAAAGATATCCGTTGAGGTAATAGCACAACCAGTTGTGCAAGTGTGTTTGGATatactgcaaaaaaaaaaattaactgtgtttgtttgtttgttgtggGTAGGGATTTCCAGAGGAACTATTCTCTGTTCTTCGCACGGTGATTTTGTTAAGAGGACTCAGCGTAGGGATTGGGCTTAACTACTCGTGTGCTCAACAGTGGAAGCCTATTGCAGAAGAGGCTTTGATTTCAGCTGGAAGACTCTCACCAGGTTTAATACAATGAACAACTGACTCTTTTGTAGTGTTTTTAGTATTGTTTACCAAAAGCTGTTTTGTAATGGAAGGTAAACAACATTTCAGGTAGGAAGCAGAAGCGTAGATTTAGTTCTTTGAGGAGGCTATACTCAAGAGATTAGGAACACAAACTCAGAACAGAGttgatctttttctttttttctctgcaAACGAAGTACAATCAAGGCAGCAAGTGTCCAGTGACCCAGAAACTATCCAACTATTACATTCAATTAAGAGAAAACACACGTTACTATTAGAATTACAAGAGCCTATAAAAGTGCAAAAAACAACCACATGGATGCATGCTCAAGATTCCTTTGAACACAAGTGAACATTTGGGTCCACAATAAACTAGATATAGGATAACATGATATGTACAACGTACTATATCTGTGAGTGGATGccataaaattatgaatatgcTTATGTGCAAATTATCGGCGAACTTTACggacaaacaaaaataaaaaaataaacaaaaagaaaaaaaagaatgatatGTCGCTTGCATGCATGTAAGAGTTGTCTGCTTTCCCTTTAGAGACTATAATAAGTCTTTGGGATGCATGTGCTGTGGTTACTCAAATCTTCAGTGTCGTTGTCAGATTTACTTGGTGGAGTGAAGGTGAAGATATCTTGAGCCTATCCTTGATTGATTCCCACTCCTCATCAGTTCCTTTttgttatatacttatattgTAACTCacttttatatttgattaatttgTGTTTTGAACCATGTTAAAAAGCTTTGTTAAGCGGTGATTAAGTGTTTATAGATGATTAATGCTTAGGTGAACGTTTGGGAGACACCTAAACCGATTCTTTACCAAAATGGCAAAATCAGTTATGTATCACTTATAGAACTCTGCTTTTGAATAACTATGCATGTTGTTTTGATCCGAAATTTGACATTATTatgattttactttttttttttttggtaaaattattgtactttttatttttataatactcATTCAcgtttttagtttaaaaaaaaacgtatCATTTGATTAAGTTTGTCCAAAGACGATCATGCTTAAACTGTCAAAACAACCTACAATTACAAATGGAGTCCCGTAAAACCTGCAAATCACGAGACATTACATGTCCCACTTTTACTTCCTCTTTACATCTCTAATGCTTTTCACGAAAACCTATCATTACGAATATTAACTAATGACTTTAAGAGCATAGATTCGGTTTTAAATCCCCTGCCGTGATTGGTGCATTAAGAAGTGGAAAAGTAATATGgtgaaaccaaacaaaaatattactgTTTTCACGTCATTTTCACCAACAACAATCATGAAGAAAATGGCTGAATCTAACCTCTATATTTGAAGATTTGAGCAATAACTAGTCAATAATGAAATAGGAAGACTAAAAACTCCAATTGAGCACATgagcttaattttttttttttttgaagataatGAGCTTAAATTAGAGAGAAATGAAAACTATAATATAACAATTACATAACCCTAAAACTACATGGCTTACAGTTTGATTAgcaaatttttcaattttctttttctttttcatcatcTCGTTCTATTTTTATGTTTACCATTTATGTTTGGGTACTCGATTACTTTGACATGTTCTGTTCTGTCGGTTTATCTTTGATTTTCGTTGAAATCTCCCCTAACATGTGCTTATAGTATATGGTTGGAGAGTCAGCTCTCAGAATAATAAAGGCTAACGGTTCTGATACGGACACTTTCTAATGTATTTTAGTTTATACTTTGTTGCAATATATGCAACTatatatcctgaaacataagaTGTAAAGTCTGAAGAAATGCAAAAGTAAAGCATGACGAACGAAAAGAAACTAGTAATCTGTAAGCAATTTCTATTACATGTTTTTATTTGCATATAATAGGTTGTGATTTACATAACATCTCCagttttttgttaaattattttcgAGTGAAACTGCTAtgaattgataaaaaaaaattatagaaccttttgttgttgttggtttgACGTTCTCTAAAATGAATATATGCTATCAACAAGAACTAAGTTTGGATCCTTAATCATTACCTCAAAACCAACTTCCTGTTGTTTTTATTCGGCTAAACAGACTAAGTGGAACTATTTGAAAAGTATAACCTTTTTTTACCTGAAATTTGATTAGAGGCTTTTGTTTAATGTCAACAAATGTAACGGTGAAGCATTCTATTGGTTCATCATaaagatttattattatataattctTTACTAAAGGAGATATAAAAGAGTGGGACCTAAACCGAAAAGTCCAATAACAAATAGTGTGGAGCTCCTCTACAtcgtttattatataaactctCAAAGTTTCATCTTCTCTCCATTCCCACTCAAACCTTCTTTCCTCCATCTGCGTTTCCCTCTTCTCTTACTTGAAGCCAAgagaaggaaaaagaaagaaaaatgcaGACGAAGAAGCTCTTTATCTCCATAGTCTCCTTTCTTCTCTATGCTCCGTTCATCTTATCTTCACCAGTACCAGACCCTGAAGCTGTTGTCGATGAAGTTCACAAGTACGAATCTTCTGTCTTTTATATTCTTCTTACACATTTTACTTGAACCAACAACGACTTCTCatgtaataataatattcttGGTTGTAAACTCTTGCAGGAGCATTAATGCGTCGGTTGCTGGAAGAAGGAAGTTAGGTTACCTCTCATGCACCACTGGTAACCCTATCGACGACTGTTGGCGATGCGACCCACACTGGGAGACCAACCGTCAACGTCTCGCAGACTGTGCCATCGGGTTCGGCAAGAACGCTATAGGAGGCCGAGACGGTCGTATCTACGTGGTGACAGACTCAGGAAACGACGACCCAGTGACACCCAAACCCGGAACGTTAAGACACGCCGTGGTCCAAGACGAGCCACTATGGATCATTTTCCAACGAGACATGACCATTCAGCTGAAAGAAGAGCT from Raphanus sativus cultivar WK10039 unplaced genomic scaffold, ASM80110v3 Scaffold1197, whole genome shotgun sequence includes the following:
- the LOC108821323 gene encoding uncharacterized protein LOC108821323; this encodes MAGTEMSRDECVKFLRDKGSEFVGLDHLAEALFCFRKSLTLSEEGLGDDAILSASIKLVSCLVAKLYLETEKDKRTVMIEEGLMIINQTKNLGRTSVDYDSVAKMYCALGDSAYIKGDVDLSLKIYTEALLFLETDPVADLMSRPVLTKHHAFMNFAISLCLEHASMYAEAQKHCQTSVAKSGVLLNMKDTAEEIKLLYLGGLEKMEVLKWKGAVPMPPKLHVVVHPQLSQTFLAKKAALEAALQQ